From the Flavobacterium galactosidilyticum genome, one window contains:
- a CDS encoding M14 family metallopeptidase: MNLEALFSQNKEKSITGRYITLESIEPLLKQLNRNNEVQIIGKSVLEKPIYSYESGKGKTKIFLWSQMHGNESTTTKALFDFINLLNSGSELAKQLLNAFTFLSIPMLNPDGAALYTRENANKVDLNRDSQDLTQPESRILRQAFEVFKPEYCFNLHDQRTIFGVSDTGKPATMSFLAPSYNEAREINDSRLKAINVIAAINDGLQSYMPNQVGRFDDSFNINCIGDTFQYLGVPTILFEAGHYQNDYEREVTRKHAFMAFVFAFTTISENDIVINGIDKYMNIPQNKVVFYDFIYKNIRINYDGIEKITNFAAQYKEELIDNQICFNAYFSQIGDLENYFGHTEYDAQGALYKDEINNIPILNQKADFYLTNNVEFVNGMIKM; this comes from the coding sequence ATGAATTTAGAGGCATTATTTAGTCAAAACAAGGAAAAATCTATTACAGGTCGTTACATTACTTTAGAGTCGATTGAGCCATTATTGAAGCAATTAAATAGAAATAATGAAGTTCAAATTATTGGTAAATCCGTTCTTGAAAAACCAATTTATTCGTACGAAAGTGGAAAAGGAAAAACCAAAATATTTCTTTGGTCGCAAATGCACGGTAATGAAAGTACAACGACAAAAGCATTATTTGACTTTATAAATCTATTAAATAGTGGTTCGGAATTAGCAAAACAGCTTTTAAACGCTTTTACATTTTTAAGTATTCCTATGTTGAATCCTGATGGTGCTGCGTTATATACTAGAGAAAATGCTAATAAGGTCGATTTAAATAGAGATTCGCAGGATCTTACACAGCCGGAAAGTAGGATTTTGAGGCAAGCTTTCGAGGTATTTAAGCCGGAATACTGTTTTAATCTCCATGATCAGCGCACTATTTTTGGCGTAAGCGATACAGGAAAACCAGCAACAATGTCATTTTTAGCTCCTTCATATAATGAAGCGAGAGAAATAAACGACTCTAGATTGAAGGCTATTAATGTTATTGCAGCTATTAACGATGGCTTGCAATCCTATATGCCAAATCAAGTAGGTCGATTTGATGATTCTTTCAATATAAATTGTATTGGAGATACATTTCAATACCTAGGTGTTCCAACTATTTTGTTTGAAGCAGGTCATTATCAAAATGATTACGAGAGAGAAGTAACACGAAAACATGCATTTATGGCTTTTGTTTTTGCTTTTACAACAATTAGCGAAAACGATATAGTTATTAATGGAATTGACAAATACATGAATATTCCTCAAAATAAAGTCGTTTTTTATGATTTTATTTATAAAAACATCAGAATAAATTATGATGGTATAGAAAAAATCACCAATTTTGCAGCTCAATACAAAGAAGAGTTAATAGACAATCAAATTTGTTTTAATGCCTATTTTTCACAAATAGGAGATTTAGAAAATTATTTTGGTCATACTGAATACGATGCTCAAGGAGCTTTATATAAAGATGAAATTAATAATATCCCAATTTTAAACCAAAAAGCAGATTTTTATTTAACTAATAACGTAGAATTTGTTAATGGAATGATAAAAATGTAA
- a CDS encoding Lrp/AsnC family transcriptional regulator, translating to MSKFRLDEVDHQILDMLIDNTRVPFTDIAKKLLISAGTVHVRVKKMEDAGIIMGSSLVLDYDKLGYSFIAYVGVFLNNTSQTKFVLERINEIPYVTVASVTTGKFNIFCKIRAKDTKHAKDVIFMIDDIEGVYRTETMISLEESINDKKRLMHTIFKNM from the coding sequence ATGAGTAAATTTCGTTTAGATGAAGTAGATCACCAGATATTAGATATGTTGATTGACAATACAAGAGTTCCATTTACGGATATTGCAAAAAAATTATTAATCTCTGCTGGAACTGTGCATGTTAGAGTAAAAAAAATGGAAGATGCTGGTATTATAATGGGATCTTCATTAGTCCTTGATTATGACAAATTAGGATATTCTTTCATTGCGTATGTTGGAGTTTTTCTAAACAACACCTCTCAAACTAAGTTTGTTTTGGAACGTATCAACGAAATTCCTTATGTAACTGTAGCGTCAGTAACTACTGGTAAGTTTAATATCTTTTGCAAAATTAGAGCTAAAGATACAAAGCATGCAAAAGATGTTATTTTCATGATTGATGATATAGAAGGAGTTTACAGAACTGAGACTATGATTTCTCTTGAGGAAAGTATAAATGACAAGAAGCGTTTGATGCATACTATTTTCAAAAATATGTAA
- a CDS encoding phosphoenolpyruvate carboxylase produces the protein MYTLPKIERFNQDVLSKYNIYNSVFITLPFDSIDNTGALLPLFSEICDTGFKKQETPKEIVDFFATRYLQNASEDDKIDIMFRFIQYIERQIVLFDAVEDAAFPIINNMEGRGSLRDMKEKSDAKNKQEELIDFLEEFHVRTVLTAHPTQFYPGAVLGIINDLTNAIRKNDLLDIKQLLAQLGKTPFIKHEKPNPFDEAVSLIWFLENVFYKASGEMVHYLEKNIFKGDSIKNQIIQLGFWPGGDRDGNPFVTTDITFKVAERLRTSILKCYYTEIRALKRKLTFSGVDTLVTEIELKLYRSVFYSKGEIFITLEEFKSQLNKIKQIIINQHQSLYLDELDALLIKVNLFGFHFATLDIRQNSRIHDAVFNDVVSFYSSSDSSVFPKNYFDLTEDEKFKVLSTISGDLNPNVFDDEMTRSTIESIQAIKTIQDKNGEFGANRYIISNNESALNVMETFALFKLSNWDEPNVDIIPLFESVDDLQNAHTIMEKLYLNPAYSKHLVHRNNKQTIMLGFSDGTKDGGYLMANWSIYKAKEMLTEISRKYGIKAIFFDGRGGPPARGGGKTHKFYASLGPNIENNEIQITVQGQTISSNFGTLDSCRYNLENLLSAGVTNQVFNKGQNELSIDEKNILDQLADFGYQKYLSFKNHPKFIPYLEQMSTLKYYAKTNIGSRPSKRSKSESLDFADLRAIPFVGSWSQLKQNVPGFFGLGTALKHYEDTNQWEKVQDLYNDSLFFKTLLENSMMSLAKSFFPLTAYMQKDPEFGEFWQIIYDEFLETKRLLLKIAGHKTLMENYPDGKASIDIRERIVLPLITIQQYALLRINELNKESVVNEELIKVYEKIVTRSLFGNTNASRNSA, from the coding sequence ATGTACACGCTGCCTAAAATTGAACGTTTCAACCAAGACGTCCTCTCTAAATACAACATTTATAATAGTGTATTTATCACGCTTCCATTTGATTCTATTGATAATACTGGCGCTTTATTGCCTTTGTTTTCAGAGATATGTGATACAGGTTTCAAAAAGCAAGAAACACCTAAAGAAATAGTAGATTTTTTTGCCACACGTTATTTACAAAATGCATCTGAGGATGATAAAATTGATATCATGTTTCGCTTTATTCAATACATTGAGCGTCAAATCGTTTTGTTTGATGCGGTTGAAGACGCTGCATTTCCTATCATAAACAACATGGAAGGAAGAGGTTCGCTTCGTGACATGAAGGAGAAATCAGATGCAAAAAATAAGCAAGAAGAACTAATTGATTTTTTAGAAGAGTTTCATGTAAGGACTGTATTAACTGCACATCCTACACAGTTTTATCCTGGCGCAGTGCTTGGGATTATTAATGATTTAACAAATGCAATCCGTAAAAATGATTTATTGGATATCAAGCAATTGCTAGCTCAGTTGGGTAAAACTCCATTTATTAAGCATGAAAAACCAAATCCTTTTGATGAAGCGGTAAGCCTAATTTGGTTTTTAGAAAATGTTTTCTATAAGGCATCTGGAGAAATGGTTCATTATTTAGAGAAAAACATTTTCAAAGGGGATTCTATAAAAAACCAAATAATTCAGCTTGGTTTTTGGCCAGGTGGTGATCGAGATGGAAATCCATTTGTAACAACTGATATCACATTTAAAGTAGCAGAACGTTTACGAACTTCTATTTTGAAATGTTATTATACAGAAATCAGAGCTTTAAAAAGAAAGCTAACTTTTTCTGGAGTAGACACTTTGGTTACGGAAATTGAACTTAAACTTTACAGGTCTGTTTTTTATTCGAAAGGAGAAATTTTCATTACTTTAGAAGAGTTTAAATCGCAACTTAATAAAATAAAGCAAATAATTATTAATCAGCACCAATCATTATATCTAGATGAATTAGATGCGCTGCTGATAAAAGTGAATTTATTTGGGTTCCATTTTGCTACGTTGGATATTCGTCAGAATAGTAGAATACACGATGCAGTTTTTAATGATGTCGTTAGTTTTTATTCTAGTTCCGATTCTTCTGTTTTTCCAAAAAATTATTTTGATTTAACTGAGGACGAAAAATTCAAAGTATTATCAACTATCAGTGGCGATCTTAATCCAAATGTATTTGATGATGAAATGACTCGTTCTACAATTGAGTCCATTCAAGCGATTAAAACGATACAAGATAAAAATGGTGAATTTGGTGCAAATCGTTATATTATTAGCAATAATGAAAGTGCACTCAACGTAATGGAGACTTTTGCTTTATTTAAATTAAGTAATTGGGATGAACCAAATGTTGATATTATTCCGCTCTTTGAATCGGTTGATGATTTGCAAAACGCGCATACTATCATGGAAAAATTATATCTGAATCCAGCTTACTCAAAGCATTTAGTCCATAGAAATAATAAGCAAACGATAATGCTAGGCTTCTCTGATGGAACTAAAGATGGTGGCTATTTAATGGCAAACTGGAGTATCTATAAAGCTAAAGAGATGCTTACTGAAATCTCTAGAAAATATGGCATAAAAGCAATTTTCTTTGATGGTCGTGGGGGTCCGCCAGCTCGCGGTGGTGGAAAAACGCATAAATTCTATGCTTCTTTAGGTCCAAATATCGAAAATAATGAAATTCAAATTACAGTTCAAGGACAAACAATCAGTTCTAATTTTGGTACTTTAGATTCTTGTCGTTATAATCTTGAAAACTTATTAAGTGCTGGTGTAACCAATCAAGTTTTTAATAAAGGACAAAACGAATTATCTATAGATGAAAAAAATATACTAGATCAATTAGCTGATTTTGGATATCAAAAGTATTTAAGTTTCAAAAATCATCCTAAATTCATTCCATATTTAGAACAAATGAGTACGTTGAAGTATTATGCTAAAACAAATATTGGAAGTCGCCCATCTAAAAGAAGTAAATCTGAAAGTTTAGATTTTGCTGATTTAAGAGCTATTCCTTTTGTAGGTTCATGGAGTCAGTTGAAGCAAAATGTCCCTGGTTTCTTCGGACTTGGAACTGCTTTAAAACATTATGAAGATACCAATCAGTGGGAGAAAGTTCAGGATTTGTATAACGATTCATTGTTCTTTAAAACCTTACTAGAAAATAGTATGATGTCCTTGGCAAAATCATTTTTCCCATTGACGGCTTACATGCAAAAAGATCCTGAATTTGGAGAATTCTGGCAAATTATTTATGACGAATTCTTAGAAACAAAACGATTGCTTTTGAAAATTGCAGGGCATAAAACCTTGATGGAAAACTATCCTGATGGTAAAGCTTCTATTGACATTAGGGAACGTATTGTATTGCCATTGATTACAATACAACAGTATGCATTGTTGAGAATTAATGAATTGAATAAAGAAAGTGTAGTAAACGAAGAACTTATAAAAGTGTACGAAAAAATCGTTACTCGTTCTCTTTTTGGGAATACAAATGCAAGTAGAAACTCAGCTTAA
- a CDS encoding DinB family protein: MKASQLPVKEYAEYFFPYISVLGDVTLIEELEISLHEFIRFVQNIPMDKFDYRYAEDKWTIKEIIQHVIDTERIFAYRALRISRNDQTPLPGFDENEYSNNTEANKRGLQDLLTELSAVRHSNIFLFKSFSEEQLQRTGIASNAGISVRAIGFIMIGHQKHHQNIFEERYL, from the coding sequence ATGAAAGCATCACAATTGCCAGTTAAGGAATATGCAGAATATTTTTTCCCTTACATAAGTGTTTTGGGCGATGTTACTTTAATAGAAGAGTTAGAGATTTCTTTGCACGAGTTTATTCGTTTTGTTCAAAATATTCCAATGGATAAATTTGACTATCGTTACGCAGAAGATAAGTGGACAATTAAAGAAATTATTCAACACGTAATTGATACGGAGCGCATTTTTGCTTATCGTGCACTACGAATTTCTCGAAATGATCAAACACCATTGCCGGGATTTGATGAAAATGAATATTCGAATAATACAGAAGCTAACAAAAGAGGCTTGCAAGATTTATTGACAGAATTGTCGGCAGTGAGACATTCGAATATATTTCTTTTCAAAAGCTTTTCAGAAGAGCAATTGCAGCGAACAGGAATAGCCTCTAATGCTGGTATTTCAGTTCGTGCTATTGGTTTTATAATGATTGGCCATCAAAAACACCATCAAAATATTTTTGAAGAACGCTATTTGTAG
- a CDS encoding DNA-deoxyinosine glycosylase: protein MIQSFPPFINTTTEILILGTMPGIASLEKQEYYAHPRNHFWKIIYTLFNNLPVLEVFEQKIAFLQNNKIGLWDVLENCERKGSLDAHIKNHKENDFEMLFEKFSGITKIVFNGKESHKYFFKKFGQIKGITYYVMPSTSPANTMCFEKKLKIWSTMLD, encoded by the coding sequence ATGATACAATCCTTTCCTCCTTTTATAAATACTACAACTGAAATTTTGATTTTAGGAACGATGCCCGGAATAGCTTCTCTGGAAAAGCAGGAATATTATGCGCATCCTAGAAATCATTTTTGGAAAATAATCTACACTCTTTTCAATAATTTACCAGTTTTAGAAGTTTTTGAACAAAAGATAGCGTTTCTCCAAAACAATAAAATAGGATTATGGGATGTCTTAGAAAATTGCGAAAGAAAAGGAAGCCTGGATGCACATATCAAAAATCATAAAGAAAATGATTTTGAAATGCTGTTTGAAAAATTTTCAGGAATAACTAAAATTGTTTTCAACGGTAAAGAAAGTCATAAATACTTTTTCAAAAAATTTGGGCAAATAAAAGGCATCACGTATTATGTGATGCCTTCTACAAGTCCTGCCAATACAATGTGTTTTGAAAAAAAGTTAAAAATCTGGTCTACAATGTTAGATTAG